One segment of Synechococcus sp. A15-24 DNA contains the following:
- a CDS encoding UDP-galactopyranose mutase has translation MKVLIIGGGFAGCSAAHILSDLPNVEIDLIEKNSFLGAGNKTRWYGGHPYTFGPRHFLTPYQDVFDYLNNILPINLCPEHEFLSYVEPDNNFYAYPINMQDVRSMPDSNRILNELNTCQEQIKAQGGIQASNLEDYWLQSVGKTLYDKLIQPYNSKMWLVDDVSSIDTFKWSPKGVAIKDGPRAAWDEVYSGYPHSPRGYDDYFPFATQNANVLLSTTVDSINLNSKLVTIDGNTKSYDCIVNTIGLDTLMPDTGLPKLPYLGRKLELIVFPSEHVFPENVYFLYYPGSGSFTRLVEYKKFTKHKSHTSLIGMEIPVNNGGQDYPMPFKWAQRLASEYHNCFASSTFSMGRAGSYLYGIDIDDCIKQSFILREMIVSGSWDHPVPGEQYRFPEL, from the coding sequence TTGAAAGTCCTTATAATTGGTGGTGGTTTCGCTGGATGCTCTGCAGCTCATATTCTTTCAGACTTACCTAATGTAGAAATCGACCTTATTGAAAAGAATTCTTTTCTTGGGGCTGGCAATAAAACTCGTTGGTATGGCGGCCACCCGTATACCTTTGGCCCTCGACACTTCTTGACTCCATATCAAGACGTGTTTGATTACCTAAATAATATTTTACCAATTAATCTTTGTCCTGAACATGAATTTCTTTCTTATGTTGAGCCAGATAATAACTTTTATGCTTATCCCATTAATATGCAGGATGTGCGTTCCATGCCTGACTCAAACCGTATTTTGAATGAGTTAAATACATGTCAGGAGCAAATAAAAGCACAAGGTGGCATTCAGGCTTCAAACCTCGAAGATTATTGGCTGCAATCAGTTGGTAAAACTCTTTACGATAAATTAATCCAGCCTTACAATTCAAAAATGTGGCTTGTAGATGATGTCTCTTCTATCGATACTTTTAAGTGGTCTCCTAAGGGAGTAGCTATTAAGGACGGGCCTCGTGCGGCTTGGGATGAGGTTTATTCAGGTTATCCACATTCCCCAAGAGGCTACGACGATTACTTCCCATTTGCAACCCAAAATGCAAATGTACTTTTATCTACGACTGTTGATTCTATTAATCTTAATTCTAAGCTCGTTACCATAGATGGAAACACTAAATCTTATGATTGTATTGTTAATACTATTGGCCTGGATACTCTTATGCCTGATACTGGTCTTCCCAAGTTGCCTTACCTTGGAAGGAAATTAGAGTTAATTGTCTTTCCATCTGAGCATGTCTTTCCAGAAAATGTATATTTCCTTTATTATCCTGGTTCAGGATCATTTACTCGCCTAGTTGAGTATAAAAAATTCACCAAGCATAAAAGTCACACTAGCCTTATTGGTATGGAAATACCCGTTAATAACGGCGGTCAAGACTACCCTATGCCTTTTAAATGGGCACAGAGACTAGCTTCTGAATATCATAATTGTTTTGCATCTTCTACTTTTTCGATGGGCCGAGCTGGTTCCTATCTCTATGGTATTGATATAGATGATTGCATTAAGCAATCTTTTATTTTAAGGGAAATGATTGTCAGTGGCTCCTGGGATCATCCTGTTCCCGGCGAGCAATATCGTTTCCCCGAGCTTTAG
- a CDS encoding NAD-dependent epimerase/dehydratase family protein, translated as MTISFAVIGCHGYIGSLLLKHLRKAYPESTLLGVDISSFPDKEINSTLVHYFSTDSLSSIQWDLLSSRVHIIYCAVTSSHLLDPHQLNSGLLPDISSLALLLECLPHSIDFSFTYLSSSAVYGSKTGILRESDELVPLNPYSLMKIQSESIVQYMSRVRNIPSLIFRLFQSYSPHQNPVNLIGKLMYTLSHASSPVTLFKQGSQIRSFLYVDDLIECLSVLPNHTSAKIYNIGSPEAVSIYNFASAIGANFVLAGDPDSSDIVLPDISSFSSDFDWLPSVSLTTGSAMVRNFFS; from the coding sequence GTGACAATTTCCTTTGCCGTTATAGGTTGCCATGGTTATATTGGCTCCCTTCTACTCAAACATCTTAGAAAGGCTTATCCAGAATCGACGCTTCTCGGCGTTGATATCTCTTCCTTCCCGGATAAAGAAATAAATTCCACATTGGTCCATTATTTTTCTACAGATTCGCTTTCCTCCATTCAGTGGGATTTACTTTCCTCTAGGGTTCATATTATTTATTGCGCTGTTACTTCCTCTCATCTTCTTGATCCGCATCAATTAAATTCCGGTTTATTGCCTGATATTTCTTCTCTTGCATTGTTATTAGAGTGTCTTCCTCACTCTATTGATTTTAGTTTTACTTATCTCTCCTCTTCGGCTGTCTATGGGTCTAAGACTGGTATCCTTCGCGAATCCGATGAGTTGGTGCCTCTAAATCCTTATTCATTGATGAAAATCCAATCCGAATCCATAGTCCAATATATGTCTAGAGTCCGTAATATTCCTTCTTTGATTTTTCGTCTATTCCAGTCCTATTCACCTCATCAAAACCCTGTTAACCTTATTGGTAAGCTTATGTATACTTTAAGCCACGCTTCTTCTCCTGTGACTTTGTTTAAGCAGGGGTCACAGATACGATCCTTTCTCTATGTTGATGACTTGATTGAGTGTCTCTCTGTATTGCCAAATCATACTTCTGCTAAGATTTACAATATCGGTTCACCAGAGGCAGTATCCATATATAATTTTGCATCCGCAATAGGAGCTAATTTTGTTTTAGCAGGTGATCCTGATTCTTCTGATATTGTTTTGCCTGATATTAGTTCCTTTTCTAGTGATTTTGATTGGTTACCTAGTGTGTCTCTTACAACCGGCTCTGCAATGGTTCGCAACTTTTTTAGTTAA
- a CDS encoding transketolase, producing MSVMNHPLTNDLIRVAHIIRKRTIETSARAKIPHLGSCLSCVELLTALYWQELNINPKAPDSPDRDRFILSKGHGAPVLFQVLAERGFFPVERLSEFGQPGSMFHEHPPKPGYIPGVEAATGSLGHGLPMALGMAIAQRIQARKNRCYALLSDGECNEGSIWEAAMFAGGQKIHNLTAIIDYNKWQATGRSKDVMALEPLGKKWEAFGWHTQQINGHNFEEINKALDAARSETERPSVIVADTIKGKGVSFMEDDNNWHYRTPNAEELKAALAELERKQL from the coding sequence ATGAGCGTAATGAATCATCCCTTAACAAATGATCTCATCCGCGTGGCGCACATCATACGAAAACGCACGATCGAAACCTCGGCACGAGCGAAAATCCCTCACCTCGGATCGTGCCTGTCGTGCGTTGAACTGCTGACTGCGCTCTATTGGCAGGAACTGAACATCAATCCAAAAGCACCAGACTCTCCAGATCGTGATCGCTTCATCCTGAGCAAGGGCCATGGGGCGCCGGTGCTGTTCCAGGTGCTGGCAGAACGCGGATTTTTCCCGGTTGAGCGATTGTCCGAATTCGGTCAACCCGGAAGTATGTTTCATGAGCACCCACCTAAACCGGGATACATCCCGGGCGTGGAAGCAGCAACCGGTTCCCTGGGTCATGGATTGCCAATGGCCCTAGGCATGGCGATCGCGCAGCGCATCCAAGCAAGAAAAAACCGCTGCTACGCACTCCTGAGTGATGGTGAGTGCAACGAAGGCAGCATCTGGGAAGCTGCCATGTTTGCTGGTGGACAAAAAATACACAATCTCACAGCAATCATCGATTACAACAAATGGCAAGCCACAGGTCGCAGCAAAGACGTCATGGCACTAGAACCACTCGGAAAAAAGTGGGAAGCTTTCGGTTGGCACACTCAACAGATTAACGGGCATAATTTTGAAGAGATCAACAAAGCACTTGATGCTGCACGGTCAGAAACAGAAAGACCCAGCGTGATTGTGGCTGACACAATCAAAGGCAAAGGGGTGTCATTCATGGAAGACGACAACAATTGGCACTACCGTACGCCGAACGCTGAAGAACTCAAAGCGGCCCTCGCAGAGCTGGAGAGGAAGCAGTTATGA
- a CDS encoding aminotransferase class III-fold pyridoxal phosphate-dependent enzyme has protein sequence MPSVLKKFPNDPLPVSIVGGKGIYLFLQDGTELLDFTGGWTAHSVFGMGDQGLKDAINRQLDIYAHLDGNVWTNPLLDELAQLTVSQAPEGLNKVFFGGCNGSDAMEQAMKLSYHVHHDSGNPTKQKYIYRAQSFSGATLQTMSVSDLPILNFYNPIKPGGYIQIPEHNYLRLAHPNETQQEYLDRCANDLETAIIQNGPENIAAFCGETMMGALRGEVVPLPGYWKRMREICDNYNIHIILDEIYCGMSRPGEVYCCTYDDFTPDFIAIGKGCAGGYAPISAVVTKGIFEDVIANGTGRIQLGHTFAGYALGAAAMLETQKRVQTPEMLLHVRKMGQKIRSIIDSELSDHPFYVETRGRGLNSAFEYHCDNVHGFSLSLAQSMKSKHKILINAKWHRTTFTPAFIIDDSIVERVLSAYVNEFKSISRSWSGVIDSSVNVSRALGGVKPGA, from the coding sequence ATGCCTTCCGTTTTAAAGAAGTTCCCCAACGATCCGCTTCCCGTAAGCATTGTTGGCGGAAAAGGTATTTATCTATTTCTTCAAGATGGAACCGAGCTTCTTGATTTCACCGGTGGTTGGACGGCTCACTCGGTCTTTGGTATGGGAGATCAGGGGCTTAAAGATGCTATTAATAGGCAGTTGGATATTTATGCTCACTTGGATGGCAACGTATGGACTAATCCACTTTTAGACGAGCTCGCACAACTTACAGTTTCACAAGCCCCGGAAGGACTTAACAAAGTATTTTTCGGCGGCTGTAATGGCTCTGATGCTATGGAGCAAGCCATGAAGCTCAGTTATCATGTTCACCATGATTCTGGCAACCCAACGAAGCAAAAATATATCTATAGAGCTCAGTCTTTCTCTGGGGCTACACTCCAAACGATGAGTGTGTCTGATTTGCCTATCCTTAACTTTTACAACCCTATCAAGCCTGGCGGTTATATTCAGATTCCTGAGCACAATTATTTGCGACTTGCTCACCCCAACGAAACTCAGCAAGAATACCTTGATCGTTGTGCAAACGACCTAGAGACTGCAATTATCCAAAATGGACCTGAAAATATTGCGGCTTTTTGCGGTGAAACTATGATGGGTGCTTTGAGGGGTGAAGTTGTACCTCTTCCAGGTTACTGGAAGCGTATGCGCGAAATTTGTGATAACTATAATATTCATATCATTCTAGATGAAATTTATTGTGGCATGTCAAGGCCAGGAGAAGTCTATTGCTGTACATATGACGACTTTACTCCTGACTTCATCGCAATTGGTAAGGGTTGTGCCGGTGGTTATGCACCTATTTCTGCTGTTGTTACCAAGGGAATTTTTGAGGACGTTATTGCCAATGGTACTGGGCGTATTCAGTTAGGTCATACTTTTGCAGGTTATGCGCTGGGAGCGGCGGCCATGCTTGAGACCCAGAAGCGTGTTCAAACCCCTGAAATGCTATTGCATGTCCGCAAGATGGGGCAGAAAATTCGATCCATTATTGATTCTGAGCTGTCTGACCATCCCTTTTATGTCGAAACACGTGGTCGTGGTTTAAATTCAGCTTTTGAGTATCATTGCGACAACGTTCACGGTTTTAGTCTTTCTCTTGCCCAATCAATGAAGTCTAAACATAAAATACTAATTAATGCAAAATGGCATAGAACAACTTTTACCCCAGCATTTATCATTGACGATTCAATTGTTGAGCGTGTTTTGTCGGCTTATGTAAATGAGTTTAAGTCTATTTCACGTAGTTGGTCAGGTGTTATCGACTCGAGTGTGAATGTTTCTCGAGCTCTTGGTGGTGTAAAGCCTGGTGCTTAA
- a CDS encoding transketolase C-terminal domain-containing protein translates to MTELAQEMDDVCLLSGDIGNRMFDRYKEVAPKRFINCGIAEANMMSMAAGMGLSGLRPVVYTITPFTTTRCLEQIRTGVAYHEAPVVIVGTGSGLSYAELGVTHHSLEDIAILRSIPNIRICAPTDSLELTAQLRQAIYERKPTYIRIGKKGEPNLLDNTMKLGIGKAHLLKPGKEFLLLGIGPIVNEALIAREKLKHEGVIMGVASMGSIKPLDVEFLKRCISEGYTKWITLEEHNKIGGLGSSLIEWLSHKEIDKVKLKQVGIDDHFIHQLGNQEYAREAEGLNWKGIKLNAEQKWN, encoded by the coding sequence ATGACCGAACTCGCCCAGGAAATGGACGATGTGTGCCTTCTCTCCGGGGATATCGGCAACAGAATGTTTGATCGCTATAAAGAAGTAGCGCCAAAGAGATTCATAAATTGCGGTATCGCCGAAGCAAATATGATGAGCATGGCAGCAGGTATGGGGTTAAGCGGACTACGCCCAGTGGTATACACAATCACCCCATTCACGACAACTCGTTGCCTTGAACAAATTCGCACTGGTGTTGCTTATCACGAGGCGCCTGTGGTGATCGTGGGAACGGGTTCAGGGCTTTCATATGCAGAACTAGGAGTGACTCACCATTCACTGGAAGACATAGCAATTCTACGAAGCATTCCAAACATTCGCATATGTGCACCAACAGACTCACTGGAATTAACAGCACAATTACGTCAAGCAATTTATGAAAGAAAACCAACTTACATAAGAATAGGCAAAAAAGGTGAACCAAATTTACTTGACAACACAATGAAATTGGGGATTGGAAAAGCACATCTTCTAAAACCAGGAAAAGAATTTTTACTTCTTGGGATTGGTCCAATTGTCAATGAAGCATTAATCGCAAGAGAAAAACTTAAACATGAAGGGGTGATCATGGGTGTAGCCAGCATGGGGAGTATCAAGCCGCTGGATGTTGAATTTCTGAAAAGATGCATTAGCGAGGGTTACACAAAGTGGATCACATTAGAAGAACACAATAAAATTGGCGGTTTAGGCTCATCCCTAATCGAATGGCTATCGCATAAAGAAATAGATAAGGTGAAATTAAAACAAGTTGGAATTGATGATCACTTTATACATCAACTCGGGAATCAAGAGTACGCAAGAGAAGCAGAAGGCCTAAACTGGAAAGGAATAAAGCTAAATGCCGAACAAAAATGGAACTGA
- a CDS encoding SDR family oxidoreductase — MNLLVTGGCGYKGTVLIPLLLGDGHSVTSIDTQWFGNALQEHPQLTNLKLDVRETDQIPLNGVDAVIHLANIANDPAVELNPTLSWEVNVLAGQQLADRAVRAGVKQFLFASSGSVYGVKDEPKVTEDLTLVPISVYNKTKMVGERVFLSYADQMQVHCIRPATVCGLSPRMRLDVSVNMLTYQGLKNGKITVFGGEQTRPNIHIQDLANVYRHFLGHPEITSGCYNAGFENIKIREIAERVQQQTGAEIVITESNDPRSYRQDSSKLLATGFKPKFSVQDAIKQITEAYRNDALPDGENCYTVKWMRHLQLQAIS, encoded by the coding sequence ATGAACCTGCTCGTTACTGGTGGCTGCGGATACAAGGGCACGGTGCTAATCCCCCTGTTGCTTGGCGATGGTCACAGCGTGACCAGCATTGACACCCAATGGTTTGGCAATGCGCTGCAGGAACATCCTCAACTCACCAATCTGAAGCTGGATGTACGGGAGACCGATCAGATCCCTCTAAATGGAGTGGACGCTGTGATTCATCTGGCCAACATTGCTAATGATCCCGCGGTGGAATTGAACCCAACACTTAGCTGGGAGGTGAATGTGCTGGCGGGTCAGCAGCTTGCTGATCGTGCAGTACGGGCTGGAGTGAAACAGTTCCTATTCGCAAGCTCAGGCAGCGTATACGGCGTGAAAGACGAACCCAAAGTGACAGAAGACCTCACATTGGTGCCGATCTCGGTATACAACAAAACCAAGATGGTGGGGGAACGGGTGTTCCTTTCCTATGCCGATCAGATGCAAGTGCACTGCATCCGTCCAGCAACTGTGTGCGGGTTATCGCCACGCATGCGGTTGGATGTGAGCGTCAACATGCTCACGTATCAAGGTCTCAAAAATGGGAAGATCACCGTGTTCGGGGGTGAGCAAACTAGACCCAACATTCACATCCAAGATCTGGCGAATGTGTATCGCCACTTCCTGGGTCATCCAGAAATCACATCAGGTTGCTACAATGCTGGATTTGAAAACATCAAAATTCGCGAAATCGCCGAACGCGTACAACAACAAACAGGTGCTGAGATAGTGATCACCGAATCCAACGACCCTCGCTCCTACCGACAAGATTCCAGCAAACTATTGGCAACGGGGTTTAAACCAAAGTTCAGCGTGCAAGATGCGATCAAACAGATCACAGAGGCATACCGAAATGACGCGTTGCCTGACGGTGAAAACTGCTACACGGTGAAATGGATGAGACATCTTCAGCTGCAGGCAATTAGTTGA
- a CDS encoding DegT/DnrJ/EryC1/StrS family aminotransferase translates to MFNCFLYYRRIGLDPGYDDFFENQYTSAFASYMGGGYSDAVSSGCSSIYIALKSLSLPSGSLVATSPVTDASVIGCLVSLGLVPYLLDSDYQSYNTGIRQLKDRYIPAIKALVLTHAGGVPCKDTVQISEFCKSKNIVLIEDCSQAIGAIPQESNLRVGKFGRFGCFSTMYRKNLAAGGSSGLLYCTDYKDYQIAKQHADRGKRWWDKTSVDLRDPGFADFPGLNFNSDEIRCSIGLANLSRLPSTISKRKKFLSDLIFFLDKYSVKLFFPSEFHSGISPFYFPIFIDTSLTSTPVLSISHALKDDGLGIGVKYGCLVSTWKWASQYMYDKFHAPNALAARDQCFHLYLNENYTRRHARLIAKRLSLWEQCYIRK, encoded by the coding sequence TTGTTCAATTGTTTCTTATATTATAGAAGAATAGGTCTTGATCCCGGATATGATGATTTCTTTGAAAATCAGTATACCTCGGCTTTTGCATCTTATATGGGTGGAGGTTATAGTGATGCAGTATCTTCAGGTTGTTCTTCTATCTATATTGCCCTTAAATCCTTATCTTTACCCTCTGGTTCACTAGTTGCTACATCACCAGTAACCGACGCTAGCGTTATTGGGTGTCTTGTTTCGTTGGGCTTAGTCCCTTATCTTCTAGATTCAGATTATCAATCTTACAACACTGGTATTCGACAATTAAAGGATCGATATATTCCAGCAATTAAGGCTCTTGTTTTAACCCACGCAGGTGGTGTTCCCTGCAAGGATACAGTGCAAATCTCAGAATTCTGTAAATCAAAAAATATTGTTCTGATTGAAGACTGTAGTCAAGCCATCGGAGCTATCCCTCAGGAATCTAACTTACGTGTAGGTAAATTCGGCCGCTTCGGTTGTTTTTCGACTATGTATAGAAAGAATCTTGCTGCTGGGGGTAGTAGCGGATTACTTTATTGTACTGACTATAAGGATTATCAGATAGCTAAGCAACATGCCGATCGAGGAAAGCGTTGGTGGGACAAAACTTCGGTTGATTTACGTGATCCTGGTTTTGCTGACTTCCCTGGTCTTAATTTTAATTCGGATGAAATTAGGTGTAGTATTGGTCTTGCCAATCTTTCCCGTCTTCCATCAACTATTTCTAAAAGGAAGAAATTTTTATCGGATTTGATTTTCTTCCTTGACAAATACTCTGTCAAGCTTTTTTTTCCTAGCGAATTTCATTCCGGAATATCTCCCTTTTACTTTCCAATCTTTATAGATACTAGCCTCACTTCCACCCCCGTTCTGTCTATTTCACATGCTTTGAAGGATGATGGATTAGGAATTGGAGTAAAATATGGTTGCCTTGTTTCAACTTGGAAATGGGCTTCACAGTACATGTATGATAAATTTCATGCTCCTAATGCATTAGCTGCACGGGACCAATGCTTCCATCTGTACCTTAATGAAAACTACACGCGTAGACACGCTAGACTCATAGCTAAGCGTTTATCCTTGTGGGAGCAATGCTATATTAGAAAATAA